Part of the Lolium rigidum isolate FL_2022 chromosome 6, APGP_CSIRO_Lrig_0.1, whole genome shotgun sequence genome, gactttatattgtctccttgttgttcgaacaccttaaccagaaaatatctagactctagagatcaatcttgcaaaccaaattttaacaagctctatgtagttattcattaatgagtacaagttacatgatgcaaaagcttaaaaaagatctatatgagcacaacaattgccaagtatcacattgttcaagacattaaaccatttaccacatgcggcattttccgtttccaaccatataacaatgaatgaaatagtccaactttcgcaatgaacattaaagataaagctaagaacacatgtgttcatacgaaacagcggagcgtgtctctctccaaacaaagaatgctaggatccgattttatacaaacaaaaacaaaaacaaaaacaaacggacgctccaagtaaagcacataagatgtgacggaataaaaatatagtttcactagaggaacctgataagttgtcgatgaagaagggatgccttgggcatccccaagcttagacgcttcggtcttcttaaaatacgcgagggatgaaccacggggcatccccaagctttgacttttcactcttcttgatcatattgtatcatcctcctctcttgacccttgaaaacttcctccacaccaagctcgaaacaaactcattagagggtcacctgcataattcatatattcagaggtgacataatcattcttaacacttacggacattgcacaaagctactgaaagttaatggaacaaagaaatccatcaaacatagcaaaacatgcaatgcgaaataaaaggcagaatctgtcaaaacagaacagttcgtaaagacgaattttaaagaggcaccagacttgctgagatgaaaatgcccaaattgaatgaaagttgcgtacatatctggggatcacgcacgtaaattggcagattttttaaattttctacagagactactactCAAATTcaagacagcaagaaatctgttcctgcgcagtaatccaaatctagtattggatttactatcaaagactttacttgacacaacaatgcaataaaataaagataagaagaggttgctacattaataacaacttccaagactcaaatataaaacaaaggtactgtagtaaaaacatgggttgtctcccataagcgcttttctttaacgcctttcagctaggcgcagaaagtgtgtatcaagtattgtcaagagatgaagcatcaacatcaataggtatcttagatgatcccccatccgtagtggtgctaagggctttgtcaattttaggcctataatagttttttggcttaggcactttagagacatacataaacttttgctccttacccgcataagctttctccttaaacttaagagaagaaaaagttgaacccaaggttcccatagcttcttcaagttcactaatcctatgggttcgattatcatgagtagcacaagtttctaaaacagcaattctctcattaattccacctagagatttatcaagtttatcgatgctattaagtaatattcccaatttagtctcaatacttggaagatctttctctatggcctccaactttttcatgacatcttcaagagagatttcaattttagcttcattaacaggtggtattccaactagactctcaataatgcaactagcttctaaagcaggagtgcctaggaaattacctcccgcaagagtatcaagaacatacctattccagctagagataccaacataaaagttcctaagtactataattgtggagtgtttcttaatgcacctatgatgagcatcgctaattctataccaaacatctttaaaactttctcccccttgttgcttaaaggaacgaacttcaacttccggagtactcatttttagcagtagtaagtaaagcaaactaaataaagtaaatgcaagtaactaatttttttgtgtttttaatatagagaacaagacagtaaataaagtaaaactagcaactattttgtgtgtgtttttgtttaagtgcagcaaacaaagcagtaaataaaataaagcaagacaaaaacaaagtaaagagattggatgtgggagactccccttgcagcgtgtcttgatctccccggcaacggcgcccgaaaaaatgcttgatgacgcgtaaagcacacgcccgttgggaaccccaagaggaaggtgtgatgcgtatagtagcaagttttccctcagaaagaaaccaaggtttatcgaaccagtaggagccaagaagcacgttgaaggttgatggcggcggagtgtagtgcggcgcaacaccagggattccggcgccaacgtggaacctgcacaacacaatcacgcaactttgccccaacgtaacgacgaggttgtcaatctcaccggcttgttgtaaacaaaggattagatgtatagtgtggatgatgatggttgtttgcgaagaacagtaacgaacaattgcagtagattgtatttcagatgtaaagaataggaccggggtccacagatcactagtggtgtctctcccataagatagcagatgttgggtgaacaaattacagttgggcaattgacaaataaagaaggcataacaatgtatatacatatatcatgatgagtactatgagattcaatcagggcattacgacaaagtacatagaccgctatccagcatgcatctatgcctaaaaagtccaccttcaggttatcatccgaaccccctcccgtattaagttgtaaacaacagacaattgcattaagtatggtgcgtaatgtaatcaacacaaatatccttagacaaagcatcgatgttttatccctagtggcaacagcacatccacaaccttagaactttctgtcactgtcctgcagtttaatggaggcatgtacccactatcgagcataaatactccctcttggtgtcacaagtatcaacttggccgagcctctactagcaacggagagcatgcaagaacataaataacatatatgatagattgataatcaacttgacatagtattcaatattcatcggatcccaacaaacacaacatgtagaattacaaatagatgatcttgatcatgataggcagctcacaagatctaacatgatagcacaatgaggagaagacaaccatctagctactgctatggacccatagtccaggggtggactactcacacatcgatccggaggagatcatggcgatgaagagacctccgggagatgattcccctctccggcagggtgccggaggcgatctccttaatcccccgagatgggattggcggcggcggcgtctctggaaggttttccgtatcgtggctctcggtactgggggtttcgcgacgaagactttaagtaggtggaagggcaggtcaaggggcatcacgaggggcccacacaacaggccggcgcggccagggtttgggccgcgccgctctattgtgtcgccacctcgtggccccacttcatttcctcttcggacttctggaagcttcgtgcaaaaataggaccctgggcgttgatttcgtccaattccgagaatatttccttactaggatttctgaaaccaaaaacaacagaaaacgacagatcggctcttcggcatctcgtcaataggttagtgccggaaaatgcataataatgacatataatgtgtataaaacatgtgactatcatcataaaagtagcatggaacataataaattatagatacgtttgggacgtatcaggcctccctggcccgcctccgactctccttcggtgatcTAGAACCTtcagggaaaaataagatattgggtcttcgtttcgtcgaattccgagaatattgcccgaacagcctttctggaaccaaaaacagcagaaaacacgaactagcacttcggcatcttgttaataggttagttccggaaaatgcataaaaacattataaagtgcgagcaaaacatgtaggtattgtcataaaacaagcatggaacatcagaaattatagatacgttggagacgtatcaggatacCAGCCACCGCTTGGTAGGCCCGCATCCGACCAAGGGACGACCGGTCAGTTCTCCTTGGCTAGTGGTCGAGTTCCATCGACACGTACCCTAATTGTTGCCAGAGGACCTAGCCTCGACGTCCTTCTTGGTTTTGTGGGACGGCCAGCCCTTTCCCATGGTGATGTCGGTGACGGTTGACTGTAGGCGAGGTGTGGCTAGACAAGCCCTCGTTAAAAGGACATGCACCACCTTCAACTGGTGGGCCGCTCAAACGTCGCACGCGCCAACACTAGCGCGCGTGCAGGCGGGACAACTCCAATGACGCGGCGCGAGGAATCGAACCGTCGCCAAAGCCATTACTCACGCGCAGAAGACAAAACAGACGCGGTTGTTAACAGGCGGCCTGAAGGGCAACTAGCTGACCACACTGCATCTGCGTAGATGCCTTCGTGACGCAAATTTGGGTTACATTTGCATCCGTAGTTATACAACCTCGTTAGTTTGTGTCGGGTTCCTTAGAGGAACTCTAACAGAGCCTGTAAAACGGTCTGAAACCGAAAAATTCCGGCAGTAATATAGGTTCAGGCCGAAAGAGGCCACGAGCGGAGCCCAAACTCGTGGCCTAGCCCGTAAAACGAGTTCGGGGCCCCGAGATACTCGGcggccgccccgtattaaaaTGGGCCGCAtaggggagttcggtttccaaaccctactcccctccgccgctaccactccctctgccgccggctgcctcctctccggcgagcacTTTTGTCGCTGCTGACGCCGCTCCACCGCTGACGCCACCACCCCTCCGTCTGCAATGGGGTGCTCAAGACGGAGCGGTAGGGGAGGCGGGCCGAATCAGCGGCGGGAAGTCAGCAACGTGTCCGCCGGGTGTGCGCTCGAAGGCGGACCGCGCGAGGCGGGCGCGCTCCGACGGAGCTTGGAAGCGGGCGGCACGGAAGTGGCCGCGTGCTTTCGCGCGTTGGGCAGCGCGTGTGGAGGTGCACGAAGGAGAAGCTGAGGTGCCCCCGCCGGCTCGTGCAacccgccgctgccggcgcttcCCGCGCAACGACGATGACGATGTAGACAAGCCACCTCTCACCTGCGGGagctcggcggaggcggcggtgttcGAGGTGGCCGCGCTCGTCATCACATAGGAGCCACCGGCACGAAAAAACCCTCTGCCGCCGCAAGAACTGACATGGTGACAATCTGGGGCCTAATCTAGTAGTTTAATTATTCAAATTAACAAGCGCACTAGGGTTAGTCAAGTATTTTGGCTAGTTTTTATAAATTATCTTCGAATGTAGCTCGATCGGAGCAATAATTGGTTTCATTTCACAAGATCATCGCAGCATATTTTCCTGCGACGTTTGATTTTCGGTTTTTCTGTTCACGAGTTTGGTTTCTAATCTCCGCGGTGACaagcaactctaacagagcctTAAAAACGGGCTGAAACCGAAAAATTCCGGGTAGGGGAGGGGGTCGAATCGGCGGCGAGAAGTCGGCAACGCGTCCGCCGGGTGTGCGGTCGGAGGTGGACCACGCGAGCGCGCGAGCGCTCCGACGGAGCTTGGAAGCGGGCGGCACGAAAGTGGCCGCGTGCTTTCGTGTGCTGGGCAGCGCACGAGGAGGCGCGCGAAGGAGAAGCCGAGGCGCCCCCCGGCCGgctcgtgcagcccgccgctgtCAGTGCTTCCCCCGCGCAACGACGATGACGCAGATCGGCCGCCTCTCACCTGCGGGAGCTCGGTGGAGGCGGCAGCGTTCGAGGTGGTCACGCTCGTCGTCGCATAGGAGTCGCCGGCGCGGAAAAACCCTCTGCCGCCTTAAGAACTGCCCCGGTGACAGTCCAGGGCATAATCTAGTAGTTTAATTAGTCAAATTAAGCGCAGTAGGGTTATTCAAGTATTTTGGTTAGTTTTTGTAAATTATCTTTCAATGTAGCTCGGCCGGAGCAAGAATTGTTCGGTTTTCCAGTTCGCGAGTTTGGTTTCTAATCTACACGGTGACTAAAACCACCTAAACTGAACAGTTCAGGAGATCGAACTTCGCATTTTCGGTTCGGAGAAATACGGGctccactagagatgctctaaaaccaTCTAAACTAAACAGTTCGGGAGACCGAAGTTGGCGTTTTCGATTAGGAGAAATAAGGGGCTGTGCTAAAGATGCTCTTAGATTATATCTTTCATACGTGCAACCGAATATTCTCGAAGCATAGCATATTTGGATCTGTAGTCCTATGTTGATTGgactttattgcatttgttaattTGCTAACAGTAAAAGTTAGGTGGATCGGATAGGCCCGATGTTCTTGAGAAAGGCCGGCTTTTGAAATGATCCACTAGTCATACTTAGCACGAGCACGTGGTCACTGATAATGTACTATTCGTAGTCAAGGCACTCGATCCTCCACGTATAATACTGGACAGCTACCAATGGGTGGTGATACGTTCGGCTATATATATACGGGCTACCTACCCATCTTCAACAAGCAAATCCAGCCAAGTAACCAGCCATGACCATCAACATGAAGAGGTGCCTTAGCGCAAGCATCCTGCTGATGCTTTCGCTCGAGGGACCCCTCCTCGTCGCCGGCAACCCCTCCGCCGCTGCCACCATTCGCCTCCCCAGCGACACCCAAGGTACGTGACGCATCGGCAGAGCTCGCGCGCGCGCCGTCAATCTTTCTTTCCTGGTTCCGTTTGCTAGTGCGTGAACTCGAGGTCTTGCATGCAGTAGCACCGGCGCCGGCAAGGCCGTGGAAGTGCTGCGACCTGGCGCCGTGCACCAGGTCGATCCCGCCGATCTGCCACTGCGCCGACGAGGTGGAGCAGTGCGACGCCGCGTGCAAGGACTGCGTGCCGTCCACGGCGCACCCGTCCCTCTTCGTCTGCAAGGACCGGTACGTCGGCGACCCCGGGCCCATCTGCCGGCCATGGAATTGCTGCGACCTCGCACCGTGCACCAGGTCCATCCCGCCCATCTGCCGCTGCCTCGACGAGGTGGACCAGTGCGCCGCCACCTGCAAGGACTGCGCAACCTCCACGTCGGACACTTCCCGCCACGTCTGCCAAGACGTGTTCCGTGGGTGGCCCGGGCCCATGTGCACCATTGAGCGTAGCAACGTCGGTAACTAGCTAGTAATCACGCTCTGAAGGTCGCCGCCGTGGTTGATCGCCCGATCACCGCCGATGACGGTGGTGCGCGTTGCTCTTCTGTCTTCTCGCTCATGcgtgaaaaaataaaataaaggtcGCCTCTTGCAGCATGTATGGTGGGTCAGGCAACTATGAATAAAGACAGATGAAGTTCACGTGCATTACCTTGTTATTTTGTTTCCATCAAGTACCATGTACAATACTACTTTATTAATATACAAGGAAGTTTAGCTACGGTTTAGGTCTAGGGTCTGGCGAACGCACAGGCgactgcgccgccgccacccctaaTCTACCGGGAGCATCGATCGTTTTGAGAGATTTTGAGGTCTTTGTGATGGATTCGGAGTCTAAGTACTCTGGTTATAGATCGGGCTACGTTTTTGTGGATGGTAAGGAGAGAGTCCGGGAGAGATACGAGGATCCCGTAGGGTTTATGCGGCGGCTACCGTCGCAGAAAACCGAACGACAACCTTCGATCTATTCCAATCCACTTTTCGATCCTGACGCGGGGGGTAAACTTTCGGCGACAGCAATGGCATCCGCTAACGATGGGGGCGACCATGGGGGATCCGCTGAGGAACCTACCCGCCCGAAGTCGTCCGGTGGAGGCCTGATGCTGCTGGAGGGAAAACCGCCGGCTGGAGTTGAATACGTGGTTGAAGAGATCAGTTCGAGCAACTGGCACCCGCCTGTACTCGAAGGATTGGGAGCAGATGAGGAAGAGCTTTTAGGTGGGGAAGTGGACATGGAGGATGACGTGTTTGTGGAGGAAGATCCGGATGAGgaaccagcgccgccgccggttcCTTGGCGCCTGATGTCACGATACCTGGGGCAGATTGCACCATCAGCAGAAACTCTGAAAGTTCACTTCAAGAAGGTATGGAATTTACGTACTGGAGTGCTCTTTGCACCAATCAAACGGAAGTGGTTCATCATTACCTTGTTCTCGGAAGGGGATTATAATTTCGTTCTTAATGGAGGTCCTTGGATTCACCTGGGTAATGCGCTACTAGTGAAAGCCCTGGATGGGTCTGCTAGACCATCAGCGACTGATCTCTCTTCTATCCCCATGTGGGTACATATGTATGATGTTCCTTGGGATAAACAAACTGTAGCCAATGGAAGGAAGTGGGGTAGTAAACTTGGAAGAGTTGTAACAGTTGATGCAGATGCTAGGGGGTCCAAATTCAAGGATTACTTGCGGGTTCGTATTGAGCTCCCAATTGATAAGAGGTTGCAGACAAAGCTCACAACTGGTGTAAAAGATAGACCTGAAACTCACTCGACGTATGTGTTGCGATATGAAAGAGTGCCATACTTCTGCTTCTGGTGTGGTTTTATTGGGCACAATGATACAGTATGTGAGAAGAAAAGGAGAGGTGTGCCCTCTCTGGCCTATGATTCCAGCTTGCGTGTTTCACCTATGAGGAAGTATGAGCATCGGGAAGCTTATGAGCCCCCTGCGGTTCGTTCAGCGATAAAACGTGGCCTAGATTTTTCATCAAGTGCCGATAATTCAGATAATCTAGGCAAGCCATCAGTAAGAAGCAAGGGAAGACCTGTATACAAGCGGAAAGAACCAGTGGTGCCGGAACCGGTAAATGCAAGAGACGGTTTTGACCAGAATGAACAACCGGGTGATGATAAAACTGATCGCGATCTCTCTGTGATGCTACATGAATTACATATGCAGTATCCAAAGGAGTCCCTGACCTCACTTCGAGAAAGAATGTTTGCTGAAAGGGAGAGGCTTCATAAACCTGACCCGATTGAGAATATGCCACCGTTGATGGAGGATACTGTCCCACCGGTTGGACCAACACCTGTACTTGTAAAGCCACTTGCAATGAGGTTTGGAACCGCCAGTTTCGATAGTGCTGAGAAGATCCCTGCTTTGAAAGGCCTGAGCTCTCTGGTGTTTTCAGAAAACAGTATTGATACTGCAATGCTTGATGTAACTTCAGTGTTGGGTAAACGGCTGGCAAGCCAGGCAGAGGATGTAGAGGAACAGGGAGATAATGCAAAGGCTATTGTGGTACATGAGGAAGCACTGACAGGCAACGTTCAGAAAAGGGGACGTGTGAAAGCTGCGGTGATCACACCAGTGCAAGGGGAAGGAGTGGAAGATGAGGTAACATCGGAGGCGACCAGCCTTGGGGCCGCTGGTAAACTGACGGGTTCGCACGCTGCGGCCCGTCAGGAGCAATGAATTGCTTGAGCCTGAACTGTCGGGGAGCGGGGAATAAACCGACAGTTCGTGAAATTGTTGGCCTCTGCAGGTCAACAGAGGCTAAGTTAGTTTTCCTCAGTGAAACAAGACAGACAACTGATAAGATGAAACGCTTGCGTGGAAGGCTGGGTTTGAAGGGTTTTGTGGGCTGTGACAGTGATGGGAAAAGTGGTGGGCTAGCTCTGTACTGGCATGAACAGATGGTGGTGGATGTTCAGGAGGTCACAGATAGATATATTGACGTGTTCGTGCAGTTTACAACACAAGAGCCAAGGTGGAGACTGACTTGTGTCTATGGTGAACCTAGAACGGAAAACCGGCATCTCATGTGGGATAAACTAAAAGCTCTCAAAACCAGATCAAGCTTGCCATGGTGTGTCCTGGGTGACTTTAATGAGGCTATGTGGGCCTTTGAACATTTCTCGGCAACTCCACGTTCAGAAAACCAGATGCGTAACTTTAGAGAGGTTTTGGAGGTGTGCGAGCTGATTGACCTAGGTTTCTCTGGTGTAGCTTTCACATATGATAACAAGAGAAGTGGCCGAGCTAATGTGCAAGTTAGACTTGATCGAGCAGTGGCGGATAATATGTGGCGCAATATTTTTGCAGAAGCGCGGGTGGTACATAAGGTCACTCCATGCTCCGATCATTGCGCTATAGTCCTGGAATGTGTTAAAGAGGAATATCAAGGACCGAGGCCGGCCAGGAGGTATTATGAAGTAATGTGGGAAAGAGAACCAAGCTTACCAGAGCGTATAAATACAGCCTGGGAGGAAGCTGGGCCGAAACACAACCTAGGAGATATTCGGAGGGGTCTAGGGAAGATGATGGGTTGTCTTCAAGCTTGGAGCAAGGACAAATTCGGAGCAGTTAATAGAGAGCTAGAACAATCACGGAACAAACTGGATGAACTCATGCGCATGAATGCGGACAGAGTGGAAATAAGAATAGTAACTGACAAGATGAACGAATTGTTATACAGGGAGGAAATGATGTGGATGCAACGGTCGAGGATTCAGTGGCTCCGTGAGGGTGATCGCAATACCAAGTTTTTTCATAGCAAGGCAGTCTGGAGGGCTAGGAAAAATAAAATTAAGAAACTTAAAGATGACAATGAGACATGGCAGGAAAACGACAAAGTTCTGGGCCAAATGGCGACTGAACACTTCAAAAGGATGTTCACCGCTGAGGCAAACCTTGAGACTGAGCCAGTTCTGCATCTGTTTGAGGAGAAGATCACCCCTGATATGAATGCAAAGCTTTGCATGGAGTTCTCTGACAGGGAAATCTCGGATGCACTCTTCCAAATTGGTCCTCTGAAAGCTCCGGGCCCAGATGGTTTCCCAGCAAGGTTTTTTCAAAGAAATTGGGGAGTTTTAAAGGAGGAAATAATTGCTGCAGTGAAGGTGTTCTTTCAGACGGGTGTCATGCCGGAGGGTGTGAATGAAACAACAATTGTGCTGATACCAAAGGTGGATGAACCTGAAAATCTGAGCCAATTCAGACCTATCAGCCTTTGCAACGTCATATACAAGGTGGTTTCCAAGTGTCTGGTGAATAGATTGAGGCCGCTCCTTGATGACACCATCTCGGAGGCGCAGAGTGCTTTTGTCCCGAGCCGGCTGATTACAGACAATGCTATGTTAGCTTTTGAATGCATCCACCACATTCAGCAAGAGAAGGACCCGGAGAAGAGTTTTTGTGCTTACAAACTTGATCTCTCAAAGGCTTATGATCGGGTAGATTGGATCTTCTTGGAGCAAGTGATGCTCAAGTTGGGTTTTGCTCACCGTTGGGTACAATGGATAATGTGTTGTGTTACCTCGGTGAGATACTCTGTCAAATTTAACGGAACCCTACTAGAATCATTTGCACCGTCACGTGGTCTACGGCAAGGTGATCCACTATCCCCGTTCCTATTCCTTTTTGTTGCTGATGGTTTTTCGGCTCTTCTAAAACAGGGAATAGACTCTGATCTAATCACGCCGGTTAAAGTCTGTCGCCGAGCTCCAGGGATTTCCCACCTCCTTTTTGCAGATGACACACTGTTATTTTTTAAGGCAACAACTGATCAAGCACGGAATGTAAACAAGATCATCCAGTCATATGCAATAGCCACGGGCCAGCTAGTGAACATAGCCAAGTGCTCCATATTGTTTGGTGCTTGTTGTCCTGAAGCAGTACGCTTGGATATTACACAAATGTTGCAAGTTGAAGCCCCAGATTTTGAGGAGAAATATCTTGGACTCCCTACACCCCAAGGAAGAATGCATAAAGGCCGGTTCCAGAGCTTGCAAGAAAGATTACTGAAAAGAATGCTGCAATGGGGAGATGGCATGCCCTCCCAAGCTGGCAAGGAGTCTCTCATTAAATCTGTAGCTTAGGCCATTGCAACATACGTTATGGGAATTTTCAAACTGCCTCTGGCTGTGTGTGATGATCTGACACGTATGGTCAGAAACTATTGGTGGGGCTCAAGGCAAGGAAAAAGGAAGACACACTGGATATCGTGGGATAAAATTACACAGCCAAAATCGCAGGGCGGCCTGGGTTTCAGGAATCTCCGGGTGTTCAACCAGGCCCTTCTGGCGAAGCAAGCATGGCGCCTCATCACCAAGCCAGATAGCTTATGCGCAAGAGTGCTGAAGTGTAAGTACTTCCCAAACGGAAATTTACATGATACAGTTTTCACAGCCAATTGTTCGTCGATTTGGCAAGGAATTCAGCATGGTCTTATACTTCTGAAGAAGGGTCTCTTATGGAGAGTTGGGGATGGTTCGAAGATCAGAGTTTGGCGAGACCCATGGATTCCACGTCCTCATTCTTTCAAGCCGGTCTCCGAGCAAAACCAATGCAGAATAAGGCGAGTATCGTCGTTATTGACTGAGCATGGTACATGGAATATGCAACTCTTGCAAGAGTATTTTGTTCAGGCGGACATAGATGAGATCATTCAGATCAAGGTTAATCCGAGGCGAGCTGTGGACGTCCTAGCTTGGGCACCATCGCCGAACGGAATATTCACAGTCAAAAGCGCGTATTGGCTCGGCATGGAGGAGCTGAGTCGGCCTAGTCAAGGCGCCACGAGCAGGGCACCGAATGGCCGAAGGGCCATTTGGAAGGCACTTTGGGGGTGCCCTGCCCCCCCTAAGGTACGCGTCTTTGCGTGGAAATTGGCTACTAATTCCCTTGCTACTTGGGAAAATAAGAAGAAGCGGAAGATTGAATTGACTGACATCTGTGTAATTTGTGGGATGGAATGCGAAAACACATTTCATACCTTTTGCAGGTGCCCCAGGGCGCGAGCTCTCTGGCAAGCTATGACGGAAGAATGGGCACTGCCGGATTT contains:
- the LOC124668086 gene encoding Bowman-Birk type trypsin inhibitor-like, translated to MTINMKRCLSASILLMLSLEGPLLVAGNPSAAATIRLPSDTQVAPAPARPWKCCDLAPCTRSIPPICHCADEVEQCDAACKDCVPSTAHPSLFVCKDRYVGDPGPICRPWNCCDLAPCTRSIPPICRCLDEVDQCAATCKDCATSTSDTSRHVCQDVFRGWPGPMCTIERSNVGN